TTTTTAAAAACGAGATAATAAAGAATGGGTAATAATAAAAAGGAAGAACAGAAAAATAAACCGAACTTGGGGATTCCATCCACGTAATTTACAAACGTCATCGAAAAAAATCTTTGGATACGATCGATGGTTGTGCTTCCATTGTTTCCAAAATTGAATAAAAACCGCGCTCCGAAAACGTGTCCATAATCGAAATAATTCCATAGAAGAAAGAGAATTGCAGGGGAAAGGCTTAATAATATTATAAAAAAATTATATTCTTTCCAGATGTCTTGGAACTTGAATTTTGAGGTTAGAACTTCAGCAATCAACAAGCTGAGTAGAAATGGAGAAGATTCCAATCGAAACCAAATTGAAAGTGAAATTGTTATCAAAGATAAATAAATCAATTTCACTTTTCCGGTTTCTCTGTATTCCATCCACCAAACAAAACCGAGCGTATTGAGCATGAAATAAATAGAATATTCGTTAAAATCAAGACTGAGCGCAAAGAGGATTGTGGCTCCGTAACCGAGGATTGCGGTCTTTTGATTTATAACTTTTTTACTCGTGAGAAAATAAAAAGAAAAAACCATAGAAAGAGAAAAAAGAAAAGGAAGAAGATTCCAGTCGAGACCTGCTTTTTTGATAAGCGAAGTGAAGACGGAAAAGGCGACAGGAAAGGCTCCGATAAATTTTCCTTGAATCGTATTTACAAAAGCTTGAGAAAGAAAAAAGTTCTCGTGTTGAGGATCTAAGCTCTGAGCGGGGTATTGTAATTCCTCTGATTTAAAATCGTTTTGAATCAGAGATTCGGTTTGCATCGCTTTGAGAAGTGAGTCCGCGATATAAAAATCGCCGGTCCCAATCCAAACGTGAAGAAATGGAACAAGTATTAAAAGAATACAAATCGCCCATTGGTCTTTAAATTTTTGCAATAGTTTTTTCAATTGAAACCTATCTCAGCTTCATTCGAGAGATTGAATCTCAAGAATGTAAATTGAAGATTTTCCATATCATAATATGATTGCCAAGCGGATTTTTTAATTTTGGAATCTTGACTTCGAAATTGGAAACATTCAATTGGAAAAAAGTTTCCAAAGAAGCGATTCTTTTTGAATTGGAATGGATGGGAGATTGTTGCTTGAGAGGAGGTTTGTAGCCGATGGACTTCTACAATTTTGGTCTCGCTTGGCTTTTGTAATAAAAAGAAAGATTGGTTACATCATTTTACTTCGCTTTTGTAAATCCCGTAAATAATTTCTATACTCCCTAGGCTTTGTCTTTTTGAGATTCGAATCGATTGAATCTTGGAAATCGCTTCCGGATCGAACTGATTGAGAAAAACGAGCATCCCATTCTTCGTATCCTTATCGTATTCTAGGTTTTTCATCCCTTCTGTATATTCTTTCGCATAAGCAAAGTATTCGAAGGAAACCGAAGTCTGATTGTGAGAGGATGAATATTTTTTCAGCAATTCGATTAACTCTTCCGCGTTGATTGCCTCGTAAACTCTACCTTGAAAGTAAAGTCCTTCGCTCGCCATTCCTCCAATCAAACCGTTCTGAAAGATCAAAAGATTCTCCTTTGGTTCTTTCAGGATAAATTCTTGAACACCTTTTGTGTTCTTTGCAAAACCCTTCGTAGTTTTGTAATAGATCCAAGTCGGTAAAATAGAAATTCCAAGAATCGCGTAGAGTGGAATTCTCCAGAGATAATTTTTATTCTTTAAAAACTGAAATGCTTTCGATGCGAGTAGAAAAAGTCCCGGCAAACCGGGAGTCAGATAACGAGAACCGAATTCCGCCCCCCCGTCGTTCGGCGCCGTGCTCGCGGAGACGAGGATCCCAA
This is a stretch of genomic DNA from Leptospira tipperaryensis. It encodes these proteins:
- a CDS encoding LA_3751/LA_3752 family putative glycosyltransferase, which produces MKKLLQKFKDQWAICILLILVPFLHVWIGTGDFYIADSLLKAMQTESLIQNDFKSEELQYPAQSLDPQHENFFLSQAFVNTIQGKFIGAFPVAFSVFTSLIKKAGLDWNLLPFLFSLSMVFSFYFLTSKKVINQKTAILGYGATILFALSLDFNEYSIYFMLNTLGFVWWMEYRETGKVKLIYLSLITISLSIWFRLESSPFLLSLLIAEVLTSKFKFQDIWKEYNFFIILLSLSPAILFLLWNYFDYGHVFGARFLFNFGNNGSTTIDRIQRFFSMTFVNYVDGIPKFGLFFCSSFLLLPILYYLVFKKERTDKENFLILLSLSYIILIGASAPNDGITITGRYLMLSFLPLLVLWDGWNPSHSKVWKILSVVLIVFSFLISAVTLKIFHHAAKQERSFRQFYARNDAPLWLFTDPILCGQAGLEHLSRKILCLNSKTNFDPILENIKKESSITSLVLFEMNAKEAKSFGKSSSEFFPSEKLNLKERLRENFQTMREAASYKGVLATQFTREKK